The DNA region GCGCGCCGACCGCAAGGAGGCCGCGCGGAACGGGCTCGTCTCCATCGCGAAGTCGACCGACTTCGGCAAGACGCAGCTGTGGACGCGCGTCAACAGCCTCGACTCGCCGTGGGTGCTCGACGACCTGATCACGCTGGTCACCGAGATCGGCGACAAACTCGACGTGATCATGGTGCCGAAGGTCGAAGGCGCACAGGACATCCACTACGTCGACAGGCTGCTCGCGCAGCTCGAAGCGCGTGCCGGGCTGACGAAGCCGCTGCTGGTGCACGCGATCCTGGAGACCGCCAGCGGCGTCGCGAACGTCGAGGAGATCGCCGGCGCGAGCCCGCGGATGCAGGGCATCTCGCTCGGCCCGGCCGACCTCGCCGCGAGCCGTCGGATGAAGACCACCCGCGTGGGTGGCGGGCACCCCGGTTACCTCGTGCGCACGGACCCGACCGGCGAGGACCTGAACGAGGGACGCACGACCTATCAGCAGGACCTGTGGCACTACACCGTCGCGCGGATGGTCGACGCCTGCGCGGCGAACGGGATCCTGCCGTACTACGGGCCGTTCGGCGACATCCGCGACGTCGTGGCCTGCGAAGACCAGTTCCGCAACGCGTTCCTGCTCGGCTGCGTGGGCGCCTGGAGCCTGCACCCGGTGCAGATCGACATCGCCAAGAAGGTGTTCTCGCCTGCGCCGGAGGACGTCGCCTGGGCACGGCGTGTGATCGCCGAGATGGGTGATGGCACCGGTGCGGTGATGATCGACGGCAAGATGCAGGACGACGCCTCGGTGAAGCAGTGCCGGGTGGTCGCCGAACTCGCGGACGCCCTCGCCGCCGACGATCCTGAACTCGCCGCCGCCTACGACGCGGCCACGAAGGAGGCTTCCGCATGAACCCCCGTCGTTCCGTTCTCTACATGCCCGGCGCGAACGAAAGAGCGCTGGAAAAGGCCAAGACGCTGGACGCGGACGGCCTCATCCTCGACCTCGAAGACGCCGTCGCGCCCGACGCGAAGGAAGCCGCACGTGAACGCGTTTGCGCCGCGGCTTCGTCGAAGGAGTACGGCTCGCGCGAAGTGACCATTCGCGTCAACGGCCTCGACACCGAATGGCACGACGCCGACCTCCGTGCCGCCGCGCAGGCGGGCCCGGCCGCGATCGTGGTGCCGAAGGTGAACTCCGCCGCCGAAGTGCACAACATCGAGCGCGCGCTGGAGCTCGGCGGCGCGCCGGACCACACGAAGATCTGGGCGATGGTCGAAACCCCGGTCGCGATGCTGCACGCCGAGGAGATCGCCGCGGCGTCCGAACGGCTGACCGTGCTGGTCATGGGCACGAACGACCTGGCGAAGGAACTGCACGCCGAGTTCGTCCCTGGCCGCGCTCCGCTGCTGGGCGGGCTTTCCCTCGCGCTGCTGGCCGCGCGCGCGACCGGCAAGGCGATCCTCGACGGCGTCTACAACGACGTGAAGGACCTCGAAGGCTTCGAGGCGGAATGCGTGCAGGGGCGGCAGTTCGGCTTCGACGGCAAGACGCTGATCCACCCGGCGCAGCTGGAGCCGTGCAACCGGATCTTCGCGCCGTCGGAGGAGGAGATCACGCGGTCGCGCAAGATCATCGCGGCGTTCGAGGAGGCGCAGGCGGCCGGGCAGGGCGTCGTGACCGTGGACGGGCGGATGATCGAAAACCTGCACGTGGACAACGCGCGGCGGATCCTGGCGCTGGCCGAGGCGATCGGCGGCTGAAGGGCGCCATACCCGCATGAGATGCGGTGAAGGGCCCTTTGACCGCGTCGTATGCGGGGAAAGCGTCCTTCAGCTCACGCTGAGCTGGTCGACGAGAGCTTGCCGGTCGGCAAAGCAACTCCTGTCGCGACTTGCACGAACCGGCGAATCGTCATCTTTTCCAGACGATTGCCTAAGCTGTGTGCATGACCTACCAGCAGCTGACGTCGATCGAGATCGAGGGGTTCACTTCGATCCGTTCGGCGCGTGTCGAACTGGGTGCGATGAACGTGCTCATAGGCGCGAACGGCGCGGGTAAGAGCAACTTCGTCCAGGCCTTCGAGCTGTTGGGCAGGATCAGCGAAGATCTGCTGAACCTGTTCGTGGGACGCAACGGCGGCGCGTCGGCGCTGATCAACGACGCCGCCGACACTTTGCGGATCAGTCTCAAACTGGAGGCACCGCCAAACAGCTACCAGGCCCACCTGGCGGCGGCCCCCGGCGAAGAACTGATCTTCGATGAAGAAGTGATTTCGTACCACGACCCCGGACATGAACAACCTTGGACGAGATCGATCGGACGCGGGCACCGGGAAAGCCGCCTCAACGACGTCGCCGAGGAACGTGGAAGCAACTCAGTGGCTTCGCACATCACCGAGTTGCTTCAGGGCTGCCGCGTCTACCACTTCCACGACACCAGCGTCGACGCACCGGTGAAACGCCTTTCCCCGACCGCGGACAACTTGGCCCTGCGCGCGGACGCGGGCAACATTGCCGCAGTCCTGCTGCGGCTCCGAGACAGCGAAGACCGGGCGGAGAAGGTCGCTTATCGCCGGATCGTCGGCGCGATCCGGCTGGTTGCCCCGTTCTTTCGTGACTTCGTCCTCCAGCCGGACAGCACCGACCGCATTCTGCTTCGCTGGCATCGACAGGGTTCGGACACGATCTTCTCGGCGAACCAGATGTCCGACGGAACGTTGCGCTTCGTCTGTCTGGCCACGCTGCTGCTCCAGCCGGAACTGCCCGCGCTCGTCGTGCTCGACGAACCCGAACTCGGCCTGCATCCGTTCGCCATCGTTCAGCTCGCGGATATGCTTC from Amycolatopsis sp. EV170708-02-1 includes:
- a CDS encoding CoA ester lyase; translation: MRSPKDFFAPLAVGAPEPLRQIPVPPSRMIHFFDPSNEKMAAKVPDIAKKVDVLLGNLEDAVRADRKEAARNGLVSIAKSTDFGKTQLWTRVNSLDSPWVLDDLITLVTEIGDKLDVIMVPKVEGAQDIHYVDRLLAQLEARAGLTKPLLVHAILETASGVANVEEIAGASPRMQGISLGPADLAASRRMKTTRVGGGHPGYLVRTDPTGEDLNEGRTTYQQDLWHYTVARMVDACAANGILPYYGPFGDIRDVVACEDQFRNAFLLGCVGAWSLHPVQIDIAKKVFSPAPEDVAWARRVIAEMGDGTGAVMIDGKMQDDASVKQCRVVAELADALAADDPELAAAYDAATKEASA
- a CDS encoding AAA family ATPase, coding for MTYQQLTSIEIEGFTSIRSARVELGAMNVLIGANGAGKSNFVQAFELLGRISEDLLNLFVGRNGGASALINDAADTLRISLKLEAPPNSYQAHLAAAPGEELIFDEEVISYHDPGHEQPWTRSIGRGHRESRLNDVAEERGSNSVASHITELLQGCRVYHFHDTSVDAPVKRLSPTADNLALRADAGNIAAVLLRLRDSEDRAEKVAYRRIVGAIRLVAPFFRDFVLQPDSTDRILLRWHRQGSDTIFSANQMSDGTLRFVCLATLLLQPELPALVVLDEPELGLHPFAIVQLADMLRVSSTRSQVLIATQSVTLMNQFSAEDLIIVEQRNGDSIFTRPNQHALANWLDEYSLGELWEKNIIGGQPGSLGSVLDA
- a CDS encoding CoA ester lyase, with translation MNPRRSVLYMPGANERALEKAKTLDADGLILDLEDAVAPDAKEAARERVCAAASSKEYGSREVTIRVNGLDTEWHDADLRAAAQAGPAAIVVPKVNSAAEVHNIERALELGGAPDHTKIWAMVETPVAMLHAEEIAAASERLTVLVMGTNDLAKELHAEFVPGRAPLLGGLSLALLAARATGKAILDGVYNDVKDLEGFEAECVQGRQFGFDGKTLIHPAQLEPCNRIFAPSEEEITRSRKIIAAFEEAQAAGQGVVTVDGRMIENLHVDNARRILALAEAIGG